The window CAATAGCTGATGAGACAGCTGACGGGATTGCGTTTGACATAGGCGGGACGCGCAAAGTTTCCGGAAAAATGAGTTTAGGCATGGCTGTTCGGAATCTCGGCCCGAAGATGAAATTTATTGACGAGAAATATTCACTTCCGTTAAGCATAACCGCGGGAACTTCATACAGAATTGTAGGAGCTTTTAATCTGGCAATGGATATCAGCTATGAGCCAGTGGATAAAAAAAGAACTGTAAGTTTCGGGACAGAGTTTTGGCCGATGCATTTCTTTGCATTGAGAGCCGGTTATCTGTTCCAGGCGGTTGAAACACTTTATAGTTCGGATAGTAGTTTATCAAACAATAAAATCAGCGAGCAGAACGGCCTCGGCGGCGGCATAGGGATAAAAGTCTTAGGTTACGACCTTGATTATGCCATTGTTCCATATTCCGGCCTTGGTACCACCCAAAGAATAAGTCTCATAGCAAAGTTCTAATTGTGCCTAAAAAAGTATGCTATCGTGCTATGATGAAATGAACCGAAAGAAAGATAAAAAACATTCAGCGAGGAGTGCGGGGAGAATAATAATTGAGAATGCGGGGCAAAGAACGGAAAGTGAGTAAAGAAACAATGAAAACGGGACTCATCGGATGGCCGGTGGCGCATTCCCTGTCGCCGGCGATCCACAACGGCGCCTTTGAAAAACTTTCTCTCCCCTGGAGCTATGGCCTCTACCCGGTAGAGCCGGGGAATTTTGATAACGACATAAAAAAACTCATGGATGAACTCCGCGGCTTTAACATAACCTTTCCCTATAAAGAAAAAATTTCGGCCTATCTTGATGATGTGTCGCCCGGCGCTGCCAGCATAGGGGCAGTCAACTGCGCTAAGAATGTTGATGGCAGGTGGACAGGGACCAACACGGATTCTTCGGGTTTTCTCAAAGCCCTTAAAGAGGATATCAATCCGCACGACAGGAACATTTTTATACTCGGCGCCGGCGGCGCGGCGAAAGCCGCGGCTTTTGCTCTGGCGGAGTCCGGCACGCGGAAGATATTCATAAAAGACCCCGACGCTGAAAAAGCGCGGGATCTCATAAAGCGCTTGAACAGGTTTGCTCCGGCGCAGGCGGTTTTTATAAGCGATGACTTTATGGAATTGAAGAACTGTGATGTGCTGGTCAACGCCACGCCTCTGGGCATGGCCGACGAGCGGATCCCTCTTCCCTCCGATATCCTGCACAAAGGCCTTTATGTTTTTGAATGCATCTACAACAGGGAGACGCCTCTCCTCAAAGCGGCCGCGGAGAGGGGCCTGCGCCGTCAGGACGGCCTTAACATGCTGGTTTACCAGGCGGCTGATTCTTTCACCTTCTGGACGGGTGAGAAGGCGCCTGTGGAATTGATGAAAGACAGGGTGAAAAAAGATCTATGACACGGAAAAGGGGACGTCCTTAATTTAATGACAGGGAGGAAAAGATGATAGAGTATAAAACAGCCGGTGAATCGCACGGTAAGGGGTACAACGTTATAATAAACGGCATTCCGGCGGGTCTTGAATTACAAAGCTCGGATATTGATTTTCATCTCGCGCGCCGTCAGACGGGCTACGGCCGCGGCGAAAGGATGAAGACCATAGAAAAAGACCACGCCCGTATAATTTCCGGCGTGAGATGGGGCGAGACGATAGGCTCCCCAGTCTCTTTTTTCATAGAAAACAAAGACTGGGAAAACTGGGGAAGCATAATGTCCGAGAAAGCGGAAGACAGGTCGGAAGAATTTATTCTGACAAAACCCCGCCCAGGCCACGCCGATCTTGCCGGCCTGATAAAATACGGAAGGGAAGACCTGCGGGATGTTCTTGAAAGGGCCTCGGCCAGAGAGACGGCCGCGCGCGTGGCGGCCGGGAGCGTGTGCATAAAACTTTTGAGCGAACTCGGAATAAGAATACATTCTTTCACAAAAGAAATAGGCGGTATCCGCGGCAAAGCCGCCAGATATGATTATGACGATGTCGTGCGGAAGACGGCATCGTCAGCCGTGCGCTGCCTGGACAAAGATGTTGAAAAAGAAATGATAAAAGCCATTGACAAGGCGAAGGAGGAAGGCGACACTCTGGGGGGCGTTTTC is drawn from Candidatus Omnitrophota bacterium and contains these coding sequences:
- the aroE gene encoding shikimate dehydrogenase — protein: MRGKERKVSKETMKTGLIGWPVAHSLSPAIHNGAFEKLSLPWSYGLYPVEPGNFDNDIKKLMDELRGFNITFPYKEKISAYLDDVSPGAASIGAVNCAKNVDGRWTGTNTDSSGFLKALKEDINPHDRNIFILGAGGAAKAAAFALAESGTRKIFIKDPDAEKARDLIKRLNRFAPAQAVFISDDFMELKNCDVLVNATPLGMADERIPLPSDILHKGLYVFECIYNRETPLLKAAAERGLRRQDGLNMLVYQAADSFTFWTGEKAPVELMKDRVKKDL
- the aroC gene encoding chorismate synthase, whose product is MEYKTAGESHGKGYNVIINGIPAGLELQSSDIDFHLARRQTGYGRGERMKTIEKDHARIISGVRWGETIGSPVSFFIENKDWENWGSIMSEKAEDRSEEFILTKPRPGHADLAGLIKYGREDLRDVLERASARETAARVAAGSVCIKLLSELGIRIHSFTKEIGGIRGKAARYDYDDVVRKTASSAVRCLDKDVEKEMIKAIDKAKEEGDTLGGVFTVVIWGLPPGFGSYDIWENRLDGRFAKALMSVPAVKGVEVGRGFRMATLPGSKVHDPIYYDEKLSFYRKSNNAGGVEGGVSNGMPVFIRAAIKPIPSLMKPLKSADIKTKKNVDAQIVRSDVCVVPAAGVIGEAVIAIEAANAVMEKLGGDCMEDLLMNFKTYCERIKEYWRPASQKNL